One Streptococcus sp. zg-86 DNA window includes the following coding sequences:
- a CDS encoding gamma-glutamyl-gamma-aminobutyrate hydrolase family protein → MKKVIVGITGNEKELPPMSGLTYVAVVKDLAEGVKAAGGLPIVIPIGTPEMAKDYVQMIDKLILSGGQHVSPQFYGEEQSVNSDDYLLERDQFELALIKEALKQEKPIFAVCRGMQLLNVALGGSLKQDVKHHWQPQLEGTSHDLQVRPNSRVSQLFAEGSQINSFHHQSIKDLAPVLKVTARDPRDGTIEAVEGRGRLPILAVQWHPEFLCRDCDSNRQLFDYLVHQL, encoded by the coding sequence ATGAAAAAAGTGATTGTCGGAATTACAGGAAATGAAAAGGAACTGCCACCGATGTCTGGCTTGACATATGTTGCGGTTGTGAAGGATTTGGCTGAAGGGGTGAAAGCTGCGGGTGGTCTGCCAATTGTCATTCCAATTGGGACACCTGAAATGGCGAAAGATTATGTTCAGATGATTGATAAATTAATTCTCTCAGGAGGACAGCATGTCAGTCCACAATTTTATGGTGAAGAGCAGTCAGTCAATAGTGATGATTATTTACTCGAGCGAGATCAATTTGAACTGGCCTTAATCAAAGAGGCACTGAAACAAGAAAAGCCGATTTTTGCCGTTTGTCGTGGCATGCAACTGTTAAATGTTGCGCTAGGTGGTAGTTTGAAGCAAGACGTCAAACACCATTGGCAGCCACAATTAGAGGGAACATCGCATGACTTGCAAGTAAGACCAAACAGCCGTGTGAGTCAACTCTTTGCTGAGGGGAGCCAAATCAACTCTTTTCATCATCAAAGCATTAAGGATTTAGCGCCTGTGTTAAAGGTGACGGCTCGTGATCCGCGTGATGGGACTATTGAAGCTGTAGAAGGGCGTGGGAGATTACCGATTTTAGCAGTCCAGTGGCATCCGGAATTTTTATGCAGGGATTGTGACAGTAACCGACAGTTGTTTGACTATCTGGTTCATCAGTTGTAA
- a CDS encoding M20/M25/M40 family metallo-hydrolase — MSRQEEQIKKFEADAIAQAYFEKLKVLISKKSIFAQQVGLLDVATYLKEIFEEAGAEVILDDSYAAPFVMATFTSSVPNAKTLIFYNHYDTVPADGDQVWTDQPFEVSVRNGYMYGRGVDDDKGHITARLSAVQKYLANHETLPVNIIFIMEGAEESASVDLDKYLEKHRSHLVGADLLVWEQGARNILGQLEIAGGNKGIVTFDVAVKSAERDIHSSYGGVIDSASWYLMAALQSMRDCDGRILVEGIYEQVEEPNERELALVEEFALASSESATEIYGLTLPTLETERAAFLKRLFFEPSITIEGFSTGYLGQGVKTIIPAEASAKMEVRLVPGLEPQDVLDKIRKHLVSHGFEQVEVTFTLGEMSYRSDMSAPSILNVIELAKRLTPEGVAVLPTSPGTGPMHTVFHALGVPIAGFGIGNANSRDHAGDENVSLADYYSHIELVEELIASYE, encoded by the coding sequence ATGTCAAGACAAGAGGAACAAATCAAAAAATTCGAAGCAGATGCGATTGCACAAGCTTATTTTGAAAAACTGAAAGTGCTGATTTCAAAGAAATCGATTTTTGCCCAGCAAGTTGGCTTGTTGGACGTTGCGACCTATCTGAAAGAAATCTTTGAAGAAGCGGGGGCCGAGGTCATTTTGGATGATAGTTATGCAGCTCCTTTTGTCATGGCAACCTTTACCAGTTCGGTACCAAATGCGAAAACACTGATTTTCTATAATCACTATGATACGGTTCCAGCAGATGGTGATCAGGTTTGGACAGACCAACCGTTTGAAGTTAGTGTGCGGAACGGTTACATGTATGGTCGCGGTGTAGATGATGATAAGGGTCATATTACAGCTCGCTTATCTGCTGTCCAAAAATACCTAGCTAATCATGAGACACTACCTGTCAATATCATCTTTATCATGGAAGGTGCGGAAGAATCCGCTTCGGTTGATTTGGATAAGTATTTGGAAAAACACCGATCTCACTTGGTTGGAGCTGATTTGTTAGTCTGGGAACAGGGCGCTCGAAATATCTTAGGTCAACTGGAAATTGCTGGTGGAAATAAGGGAATTGTGACCTTTGATGTGGCAGTTAAGAGTGCAGAGCGAGACATTCATTCCTCTTACGGTGGTGTGATTGATTCAGCTAGCTGGTACCTTATGGCAGCTCTGCAATCTATGCGAGATTGTGATGGTCGTATTTTGGTTGAAGGGATTTATGAACAGGTAGAAGAACCAAATGAACGCGAGCTGGCTTTGGTTGAAGAATTTGCTCTAGCAAGTAGCGAGTCAGCGACAGAGATTTATGGATTGACCTTACCAACTTTAGAAACCGAGAGAGCAGCATTTTTGAAACGTCTCTTTTTCGAGCCGTCTATTACGATTGAAGGATTTTCAACAGGTTATTTAGGGCAAGGAGTAAAAACGATTATCCCTGCTGAGGCTAGTGCTAAAATGGAAGTTCGCCTCGTACCAGGTTTAGAACCGCAGGATGTCTTGGATAAGATTCGCAAGCACTTAGTTAGTCATGGTTTTGAACAGGTTGAAGTGACCTTTACGTTGGGAGAAATGAGTTACCGTAGCGATATGTCAGCTCCGTCTATTTTGAACGTGATTGAGCTTGCAAAACGCTTGACACCAGAAGGAGTAGCTGTTTTGCCAACTTCACCAGGTACTGGACCAATGCATACAGTCTTTCATGCCTTAGGTGTACCAATTGCAGGCTTTGGAATCGGAAATGCCAATAGTCGCGATCATGCAGGTGATGAAAATGTTAGCCTTGCAGATTATTATAGCCATATTGAGTTAGTAGAGGAGTTAATTGCAAGTTATGAGTAA
- a CDS encoding MetQ/NlpA family ABC transporter substrate-binding protein — translation MKLKKLASLAVVAFASVAALAACGSGASKEAKNDNVLRVGVMSLSDSEEARWDKVQELLGDKVKLEFTQFTDYSQPNKAVAEDEVDINAFQHYNFLENWNKENGQDLVAVADTYIAPIRLYSGTENGKNKYKSVDEIPDGSEIAVPNDPTNESRALYLLQAAGLIKLDVSGTELATVVNIKENPKKLKVTELDASQTASSLPSVAAAVVNNTFVREAGLDYKNALYKEQKDENSHQWYNLIAAKSDWEKSSKADAIKELIKAYHTDDVKKVVEESSDGMDEPVW, via the coding sequence ATGAAATTGAAAAAATTAGCTAGCTTAGCAGTAGTCGCTTTTGCTTCAGTTGCAGCTTTGGCAGCATGTGGTTCAGGAGCTTCCAAAGAAGCAAAGAATGACAATGTTCTTCGTGTTGGTGTGATGAGCTTGAGCGATTCAGAAGAAGCGCGTTGGGATAAGGTTCAAGAGCTTCTTGGTGATAAGGTGAAATTAGAGTTTACTCAATTCACAGACTATTCACAACCAAATAAAGCAGTTGCTGAAGATGAGGTAGACATCAATGCTTTCCAACACTATAATTTCTTGGAAAACTGGAACAAGGAAAATGGTCAAGACTTGGTAGCGGTTGCTGATACCTATATTGCTCCAATTCGTCTCTACTCAGGTACAGAAAACGGAAAAAACAAATACAAATCCGTTGATGAAATTCCAGATGGTTCTGAAATTGCAGTACCAAATGACCCAACAAATGAAAGTCGTGCCCTTTACCTTCTTCAAGCAGCAGGTTTGATTAAACTAGATGTATCTGGTACAGAATTAGCAACAGTAGTTAATATCAAGGAAAACCCTAAAAAGTTGAAAGTAACAGAATTGGATGCCAGCCAAACAGCGAGCTCACTTCCATCTGTCGCAGCAGCAGTTGTTAATAATACCTTTGTTCGTGAAGCGGGACTTGATTATAAGAATGCCCTTTACAAAGAGCAAAAAGATGAAAATTCACACCAATGGTATAACTTGATTGCAGCGAAGAGTGATTGGGAAAAATCATCAAAAGCAGATGCGATTAAAGAATTAATCAAAGCCTACCACACAGATGATGTTAAAAAAGTCGTAGAAGAGTCTTCTGACGGTATGGATGAGCCAGTTTGGTAA